A single region of the Duganella sp. BuS-21 genome encodes:
- a CDS encoding 16S rRNA (uracil(1498)-N(3))-methyltransferase produces MPRFFCPQPLAIGQIVALPEAVAHHIQVLRLAQGGLITLFNGEGGEYTASLSEIARRSVTAEIKAHTPREIELPFAVTLAQALPEGSKMDWIIEKAIELGVSGFQPLAAQRCVVKLSAERAEKKLEHWRGIIVSASEQSGRNRLAQLTPPQDYKQWITQQDMHRRIILTPRAEQSLADWSRHHSPQAVTLVVGPEGGLSEQEEDLALRHGALPLAMGPRILRTETAALAAVSILSAAWGGI; encoded by the coding sequence ATGCCTCGCTTCTTTTGCCCCCAGCCGCTGGCCATCGGCCAGATCGTCGCCCTGCCCGAGGCGGTCGCCCACCATATCCAGGTGCTGCGCCTGGCGCAGGGTGGATTGATCACGCTATTCAACGGCGAGGGCGGCGAGTACACAGCCAGCCTGAGCGAGATCGCGCGCCGCAGCGTGACCGCCGAAATCAAGGCCCACACGCCGCGCGAGATCGAGCTGCCGTTCGCCGTCACGCTGGCCCAGGCCTTGCCCGAGGGCAGCAAGATGGATTGGATTATCGAAAAAGCCATTGAATTGGGGGTGTCGGGCTTCCAGCCGCTGGCGGCGCAGCGCTGCGTGGTCAAGCTGTCGGCCGAGCGCGCGGAAAAGAAACTCGAGCACTGGCGCGGCATCATCGTCTCCGCTTCCGAGCAGAGCGGGCGCAACCGGCTGGCGCAACTGACGCCGCCGCAGGACTATAAACAGTGGATCACCCAGCAGGATATGCATCGCCGCATCATCCTGACGCCGCGCGCCGAGCAATCGCTGGCGGACTGGTCGCGCCATCACTCGCCGCAGGCGGTGACCTTGGTGGTCGGCCCCGAGGGCGGCCTCAGCGAGCAGGAGGAAGACCTGGCCTTGCGCCATGGCGCCCTGCCCCTGGCCATGGGTCCACGCATCCTGCGCACCGAGACGGCGGCGCTGGCCGCCGTCTCCATCCTCAGTGCCGCCTGGGGCGGCATCTGA